Genomic segment of Verrucomicrobiia bacterium:
GTGAACGGCGAGGCGAAGGGCCTGACCCGCCGGCACGCCTCCCGGCGGAACGACCAGGGTCACGGCCTGCTCGAAAAGGCCGCTGGCCGGACTGAGAGCCAGACCCACCGTGCCGGAGAGGATCACCGCCCCGTCGATCGCGGTGAGGGGCAGTTCGGAACCGGCCGCATCGAGGAGGACGGATCCGGCCCCGAACACCACCGGAATCACCGTGGATCCAGCGACGTCGGCAGCCGCAGTCAGATGGAGGATGGCCAACGCACTGCCGCCCGGCTCAAAGGTCCGTCCCCCGGGCATTTGGACCTCCATGGACACCCCGCCCTCGGGCAGCCGATCCCAGGTCAGGGTGGCGTCGCCAGCCCCTGCGCCGCGCTCGATCTCCCGGACCGCGAGAAGCGTGTCGTCGAAGGCCAGCCTGGCCCTGGCGAGCACCTCGGAACCGTCACCGACCTGTTCCAGGGTCACGGTGAGTTCTTCGCCGGGCCCCGCACTCCCTCCGACAAGACGCAGACTTCGATCGACCACCAGCAGCGACCACGCCGCACTCGTGACCGTGCCGCACCCATTCGAGACGCGCACCGCATACTCCCCGGTCGCCGCATTCCCGACGTTCTCCAGAACCAGAGTGCCACCGGTGGCGCCCGGCAGATCGGCGCCATCCTTGCTCCACTGGTACGTGAAGGGTCCACCGCCCGCGACACCCACGCCGAAGGACACCGTCGATCCGGGAATCGCCGCCTGATCGGCCGGCGGCTGAGTAATGTTGGGGGGCAGGTTGACCGTGACGTGCGCCACGGTCGTGACCGCCTCGCCCCCCGCATTATTTGCCGCGACATCGTAGGCTCCGGCATCGGTGGCCTGGGTGGCGGGCAATTCCAGGGTCGGACCGGTCGCGCCCGGAATCGGGATGCCATCCTTGCGCCATTGAATCGCGGGAGGCGGCGTCCCGGAAACGGCGGTCTCGAGGACCACCCGGTTCCCCGCACACACGGTCTGGTCCCGTGGATGCAGCGTGATGGCCGGCGGCACGATGACCTCCAGCCGGGCAGTCCGGCTCACCGCCGTCCCGGCCTCGTTCACCACCCGGAAGTCGTACCCGCCGGCCCGGCTTGGGATCACGTCGGGGATCGAGAGGCTTGGCTCCGTCTGCCCCTCAAGGTCGCTTCCCTCGAACCGCCACTGGTACTGGAACGGCGGCGTGCCCTCGACTTCGACCTCGAAGAGTGCGGTCTGGCCCTGAACCACGGTGAGATCCGAGGGCTGGGCTTCGATCCGGGGCGGATGCACCACGGTCAGTCGCGCCAGCCGGCTGGTGACCGAACCCTCGCTGTTCTCCGCCACCAGCCAGTACCAGCCGTCGTGTTCCGACCCAACCGAAGGGATCTCCCAGACGCTGTCCGCGACGTCGCCCAGAACACGGGCCTCCGCCGGCTCGGGGGTCGCCGAGTACCACCATTGATACGATGGCAACGGCCAGCCGTTGACGGTTGCGGCGAGTCGGGCGGAGGCGCCCGCGGGGATGCGCTGATCCCCGGGTTCGCTCACCAGCAACGGCGCGAGAGGTCCCGGCACCACCGTCAAGGCAACCGGGGCGCTGGTGACCGAACCGCCGGTGTTGGCGAGGATCACCGAGAACGTCGCGCCGGAATCGCCCAGGCCGAGGTCCCGGAGAATCAGCGTCGGTTCGCGGCTGCCCGTGACACGCACGCCGTCGTCGGACAATGGCGTGCCGTTGCGGCGCCAGGCGAAACTCGGCGGCGGAACCCCGACCGCCTCGACGGCAAACCGTGCCTCGCCTCCCTGCGTGGCCGTGATGGCCAGCGGAGGTCGCGTGATCCTCGGTGGCATCCCATAGCTGACGTCCACCGTCGCGGTGACTCCATGCTCGATGCTCACCGGCACGGGCGCCGGCCCGATCCAGTCGGGGACGGCCCGGAACTCGACGGTGTAGGCACCCGTGGGCACGTCGGCTTCGATGCTTCCCGAAGCACGCCATGGGCTGGTCCCTGCACGCCGCCACTGCGCGCCGGCCGCCACCACCTCGGGAGGCTCGATTTGGACCCGCAGCGATCCGGTCTGGCGCACGTAAGTCGCGGTCGCCTGCGCAGGTTCCCCCGTCACGATGCTCACCGTCTGCGAGGCCGGCGTGGTCCAACCCGCGATCGGCCGGAACTCGATTGGGGCGGCCCCGGTGGCCAGTCCGGATTCGGTGTCGCCGCTGTTCCGCCAGGTCGGCGTGCCGGTCCGGCGCCATTGAGCGCCCGCTGCCACCACCTCGGGAGGCTGGATCGTCACGCGCAAGGCGCCCGAACAGACCGGTGCGCCACAGACGGTGCCCCCGGTGAGTTCCGCCCAACCCAACGGGCGGGGGACTCCGAACTGGTTCACGCCGTACTCACGAATTCGGGCCAGACCAACATTCGGTGCCAGGTGGATGAACTCCGGCATTTCAATGGTCTCGGGATCCTCCGGATCGGTGGGGTCGATCAGGGTGAACGATCCCTCGACCGACCGGCTGTCCGCGTAAAGGCATGCGGGCACCCGCAGCGAGCCGGACACGCGAACATCGTACCGATACTCGACCCGCACTCCGAATCCCGCCGACGGCAGCCCCGACCCGCGCAGGATGGCCGAAGTGGAACCTTCCATGACCCCTCCGCCGGCCAGCGTCCCTTCGTTGAGAAAGACGATCGGCGGATTGAAGGTCGCCTCGAAGGATTCCGAACCCAGATAGAATTGGGCCCCGAGATAGAGCAGCCTGTCCCCATCGACACGGTAATAGCGCCGCTGTTCCGTCGCGGTCGCCCCGCTTCCGGCGGTGATTCGCAACTGAAAGCCCGACTGGCCCCGATAGTTCACCGTCGAGGTCGCAACCCGGACATTTCCCTGCGTGCCGGTGAAGTCGCGGGTGTCCCCGTTACACAGCGGAAAGAACTGCTGGAGATAGGGACCCGCCTGAAGTCCGGGCGCCAGCCCCAGGGCCAGCAGGGCAACCCACAGCTTCAACGAGAGGGAAGGACGGCGCCAGGCGGCGGCGGGACGTCCTACAAGGGGGGTGGAAGAGGTCGCATGCACCGGAGGTTCGAGGGATGTCGTATCCTCGCGGATCGCCCGTCGCCGCGTCCATCCGTTGGATGACGCGATCTCGCGCCAATTGTCCCGCTGCGCAGTCCTGAACCGCGTCGATCGACGCGATCCTGCAACGGACTTCTCCAACGCTCATCCCAGCCTCTGGCCGGTCCGGGGCAGATGCGAACCCGTCCCTCCGCGGTAATACACCGCCACCGCCTGGGCCAGGGTCTGCACATGCAGCTTGTGGTACATGGAGTGGAAATGGTTCCCCACCGTTCGCGCGCTGATGCCGACGCTTCTCGCGATCTCCTCCGGCAACAGTCCCTCGGCAGCGAACTCCAACACCTGCCGCTCCCGCTGGGTCAACGGGGCGAGCACCTCGCGCACCTCGCCCTGCCTCAGGAAGTGATCCAGCATCAGCCGGGCAACCCCGGGCGAAAACGCCCCGCCGCCGTCCAGCGTCTCCTGAATCGCCTGGATGAGCCCCCGGGCCGTCGGCGGCTTGATGAGGTAGCTCGACGCCCCCCGACGCAATGCCTCGAAAATCCGTTCCGGACCGTCCTCGATGGTCAGGATCAGGACCCGGATGCCGGCATCCTCCTTCCGCAACGCGGTCAGGCATTCCATCCCATCCATCCCGGGAAGTCCGAGATCGAGGATGACCAGGTCCGGCTTGTCGGACTTGAGGAACTCGAGGGCGCGCCGGGCGGAACCGTGGGAACCGACCACGCGCAACCCGGGCGTCAGGGCAATCACGCCCTCCAAATGCCGGCGCGTGGGTTCGTGGTCTTCGATGAGGGCAATGCGGGAGTTGGGTGGGGTCATGGATCCGCGGGTGGTGGCGGAATTGAACCAGAGCCGGGCCAACCTTGGAAAGCGACTTGCCACGGGTCCCCCACTCCGGGGGGCATCCGCGAGTTGTCGGAAGGCGCAACGGGATTGGCGTCGGGGTCGCTATCGGAATCGGTATCGACAGGAGCCAGGAAGCTTCGCGCATCGCCGGAGTTCGTTTCGGTTCGATTCCGATGCCGATACCGACCCCGACGCCGACGGTCCCCTCGTCGGATCCCTCGACCGATCACATCGCCGACAATATGGAGATGCACCCGGGTTCCCCTCGAACTCGTATTCTTAATCTTAATCTTAATCTTAATCGCCCTCCCCAGTTCCCATGCTGAATTGGAGCTTCGAGAAATATCAAACCCATCGGGCCCGCCCGATAGGTTCGATCCTGCCCGGACCTCCCATTCCGCGTGGGAACCGGGGAGGGCTATCGCAACCCTTCCATGGGGAGGACAACCTGAATACGGGCCCCTCCTTCCTTGCGAACCCCAAACTCCGCAGTGCCCCCCATGGACTCGGCGCGGACCCGGAGATTGCCCAACCCGTGTCCGCCCTCGCGGCCCTCCGGGTGCGGCAGTCCATTCCCGTTGTCATCCAACCGCAAGGCCACGTGCAGGTCATCGACGGCGACCTCGAACGTGACCCGGGTCGCGCCGGCATGCTTGAGCACGTTGGTGAACGCCTCCTCGAAGATGAGATCGAGGTGCTGCCGCGGATTCGCGCCCACCGGGAGATCCGGAATCCGCTTCGGAAGTCGCAGTCGGCATTCCAGTCCCGCCGCACGGGCCCGTTCCGCCATGCGATCGCCCAGGCGGATGACCAGAGTGGACAGCGCCAGCGAACCCGGGGACGACGCCGACACCAGGTCGCGCAGGCGTTGGATGGGACGCCGCAGGGCTTCCGGCAACGACTCGACCGATCCGCGGCGGGTGGCGGCGCCGTTGGCCAGTTCATCCGCCAGCATCGCCAGGTACGTGAGGTCCCCGCCCAGGCCGTCATGCAGGTCCCGCCCGATGCGCATCCGTTCGCGAAGCGCGGCGGCTTCGGCTTCGAGCGTCCGAATGCGACGCTCCTTCGACAGTCGCCAACGCATGCCCCCGACGAGGCCCAGCACGACGGCAGCAACGACACCCGCTCGAAAACCCGCGGTCTCGACGAGGAACGGCCGGATCACGAAAGGCATGGGGTTGGCATGGGTGATGGCATCGGTCCCCGGATGCCGGGCGCGAACCTCGAACCGGTAGGCCCCGGGCTTGAGGTTCGCGTAGTAGGCCTCACGCATCGTTCCTTTCGGGTGCCACTCGTCGTGCAAGCCGGCCAGCCGGGTCTCGAATTCGATGGACCCGGAGCGGTGGAAGGTCGGTGCGGTGTACTGAAACTCGAGGACCCGCGCACTCCCCGGAATGAAGCGAAGCACCCCTGAGACTCCCGGCACGGGATCGATCGACTCGATGCCGCCGCGGCGCGATCCGCGCATGCGGTCCAGCACCAGCACGCCATTGGCGCGCACCCGGTCCACCTGGACCGACCCAGGCGGACGTGGCGGGTCGAGCCGCCGGGGATCGATCTCGGCAAGGCCCCGGGCCGTGGCGAACAACAGCCGCCCATCCCGGCACTGTACCGCCGCCGGCTGGCTCCATTCCCCGGTGAAATCGACCGACCCCAACCCCTCGGCACAATCGATCCAGCGGGGCGTCACCGTGCCGATCTCACCCGCGAGAAACGATTCCAGCGGGGCGCGTTCGAGCACTTGCAGCCCATGCAGCGTGGCCAGCCATACGCCATCGTCCCCGGCATCCAGCACCTCCACGACGTCATCCCGCAACAGCCCGTTCCGATGGGTCAGCGTCCGGATCGCATCCCGCCCTCCATCCCGCCTGATCACCGCCACGCCGGCCTCCGTCGCCACCCAGAGGCGTTCATCCCGGTCCAGTCGCAAGGAGCGGATGGCAGAACCGGGAATGCCCGCCTCATGGGTCCAGGCACGAAGCCCTTCGTCCGGTGACCACTCGAACATTCCCAGGCCCCGGGTTCCGATCCAAAGTTCACCCTGCGCGCCCAGGCACACGGCACTGATATCCTGCTGCGCCTCCACCTCGGTGGTCACCATCGACACGCCTGGTTCCAGCACCACCACGGCCCCACCCGCGTCATCGGGTCCAGCGCCGGCCCCGCCGTCCGCTGCGGGCATCGCCTCGAAGGGAATGCCATGCACGCCGCGAATGGTGGACACCCACAGCCCGGTGTCGGAGGTCACGATGCCATTAACCTTGTTCCGGTTGGGATCCCCGCCGATCCGGAAACGCCGCAGGGTCCCGCCTTCCCACAGTGCCAGTCCGTTGTGCAACCCGATCCAAAGCCGCCCGGATGCGTCCTCCGCCAGGGCACGGACATTGAGCGCCGGTTCAGCCCGGACCTCGACCCATGCCTCCGGACGGTCGCCCTCGCGAAACCAAAGGCCCCGGGGACCGGCCACCCAGACGCGGCCATCCCCGGTCTCCAGGACGGTTCGCAAGTCGTGCGCGGGTCCTGTTTCCCGGGCGACCCGCGGCCGGAGCTGCAACAGTCCGGAGTTCTCAGTGCCCAACCAGACGTTCCCCTCGTGGTCACAGGCCGCGCAGATCGCAAAGTCCGTGCCAAGTGCCGGCACGGGCATCCGGCCAGACGTTCCTTCCGAATCGATGCGAAGCAGGTGCCCGGGCCCCCCCGAAATCCACGACTCGCCTCCCACAGCCACGCCGAAGATCGATCGTCCTCCGTTGCCGATCATCCCGTCCGAAATCACCGCGACGGTGTCCCCCCGGGTCGTCAGGAGATGGCCCCTCGCTTCATGCGTGAAAAGCCCGCCGACGACCCAGTACTCTCCCGTCTCCCGTCGGGCGAAGGCCCAGCCGCCGCCCTTGATGACGGGGGTCGCCCCCCATGAATCCTCCACCGCCTTCGCCGGATCGATCCGCAGAATCCCCAGCGAGGTGCCAATCCAGTACCATCCGTCCGTCGCCGGTGCGATGGCGCGAATGGCATATTGCCCGACCAACGTTCCAGCCGGCGGAATCTCGATCCGCCCGTCCCGCCATCGCGCCAGCCCGGCCGCGGTCCCAATCCAGACGTCCTCCGCAGTCACCGGCAGGATCGAGAAGATGGCCGGATTGCGGAACCCTGCCTCCCGATCCCACACCTCCACCGAGCCATCATCCGCCAGCCGCAGCAGGCCATTCAGGCTCCCCAACCACAACGCCCCGTCAGGTCCCTCCGCCATCGAGGTAATGGCACTCCCGTCCATCCCGGGAACGCCGGCCCGATCCAGAATCACCATGTCCGTGCCGTCGTAGCGGACCAGGCCCCGCTGGGTGCCGATCCAGAGAAAACCATTCCCTGTCGCGAGCAGGCAGTTGACCTGGTCATACGGCAGCCCGTCCTCGACCGTCCACTGCCGCACCACGTAGTCATCGACGGGGGACGACGACAAGCCGGCGGGTCCGCGATCGGCATGGGTCGCGCCGAAGACGGGCAGGAACGGACCGAGGGAGAACGCCAGAACCCTCCGAACCGCGGTTGAATACCAGCGGTGGACCATGGGATGCCGCAAACCCAGCACAATCCCCAGGTTCATGCCAAGCGGGCAGTGGCGCCCTGCCCGTTCGGCCCCTTCGGAGGGACGAGCTCTGCGAGTCCCCAATCCATTGCACCCCACCATTTTCCCCTCCTCGGGACTCGTACTCAGCCCGAAGGGCGGTACTCGTACTCGTAATCGTCCTCGGTCCTCGAAGCCGCAGGCACACCGTTTCAGCGTCGCCTCAAAGCTGATCCGATGGGTTCGACCGTGTTCGGACCTCCCGTTCCGCATGCGAACCGGGCAGGACGATTACGAGTACGAGGCCAGCTGCAAGAAACTGAGGTGCGCCCCCATCGCTCCACTCCCCTGCGGCCTCGCAGAGCTCGGCCCTCCGACTTCACCACCCCCCTTCACCTTTCGGAGGGACGAGCTCCGCGAGTCCTCAGCCCATCGCACCCCACCCCCCTGTCGCCGCGGACATCAGGACGCGCACCTTCCAAACAGCCGGCTTCCCACCCGACCGCGATTCCAGCAGGCTTTTCTCAGCAGTGCCCAACGTCACCACGGCCTTGACCCCGTTATCTTCCTCCCCACTCCCAGCGCCTCCCGGCGGTGAATTTTCCTGCCGCGATCGCTTCCTTCGCGCCTGCGCCTGTCAGCCCGTCGATCGAACCCCCGTCTGGCTCATGCGCCAGGCCGGCCGCGTCCTCCCCGAATACCGGGCCCTCAAGGAACGCCACTCCTTCCTCGAGCTGGTCCGCACTCCGGAGCTGGCCGCCGAGGTCACACTGCAACCCATCCGGCGCTTCCAGTTCGATGCCGCCATCATCTTCAGCGACATCCTCGTCATCCCCGAGGCCATGGGGCAGGGCTACCACTTCGCCGATCAAGGTGGGATCCGGATGGACTGGACCCCGAAGAACCGCGCCGACCTGGATCGCCTCGACCCGGCCCGCGCCCGGGACCACCTCGAATATGTCGGAGCCGCGCTCCGGTTGGTCCGACGCGAACTGGACGGCCGGACCGCCCTCATCGGCTTCTGCGGCTCCCCCTGGACCCTCGCGAACTTCATGCTCGAAGGCGGCAGCTCGCCCGATTTCCGTCAGGCCCATCATCTCCGGGTCACCGACCCGCCCGCCTACCACGCCCTCGCCGAACGGCTCACCCAGGCCCTGATCGAATATCTCCGGCTCCAATGCGATGCCGGCGCCGACGCCCTCCAGATCTTCGATACCCTCGCGGGCCTCCTCCCCGGAGACGATTACCCCGATGCGTCGGGACGCTGGATCCGGGAGATCGTGTCCGCCCTCGGCCACCGCGTCCCGATCATCGTCTTTTCCAAGGGCGCCCACGCCCGCTGGCGCGACCTTGTGGACACCGGCGCCGAGGTGATCGGCCTGGGCCCCGACGCCCCACTGGCCGAACTGCGCCAGTGCGTCCCCGGCCACGTCGGCCTGCAGGGCAACCTCGATTCCCGCCATCTCACCGCCACCCCCGAGGTTGTCAGCCGCGAATCCCGCACCATTCTGGAAATCATGCGCGGCCGCCCGGGTCACATCTTCAATCTCGGCCACGGCGTCCCCCCCGACGCCCCCCTCGAAAACCTCACTGCACTCGTCAACACCGTCCGTTCCTTCGCATGAGCGGTCTTCACGTCGATCTGGACCTGATCCGGAAATACAACGTCGCGGGCCCCCGCTACACCTCCTACCCGCCCGCGACCCGCTTCGCCGATTCCTTCCGGGAACCGGATGCCCGGACGGAACTCGCCGCCAGCAATGTCGAGCCCCGCGACCTTTCCCTCTACTACCACATCCCCTTCTGCGAATCCCTCTGCTGGTTCTGCGGCTGTACCACCGTCATCACCCTCAACCACCGTCAGGGCGCCCGGTATGTGGAGTACCTCGACCGGGAAATGGCCCTCACCCGTCCCCTCCTCCATCCCGACCGGCGGGTCACCCAGCTCCACTGGGGCGGTGGTTCCCCCACCTTCCTCGCCCCCGACGAAATCCGCACCCTGGGCGCCGCCATCCGCCGCCACTTCCACCTGGCCCCCGACATCGAGGCGTCCGTCGAAATCGATCCGCGGCGGCTCTCTCCGGATCACATCCAGGCCCTCCGCGATGCCGGCTTCAACCGCGCCTCCCTCGGCGTCCAGGACTTCGATCCCCAGGTCCAGTCCGCCATCCACCGCATCCAGCCCGCCGATCTCACCGCCGAGGTCATCGGCTGGATCCGGTCCGCCGGCTTCCAGTCCCTCAACCTCGACCTGATCTACGGGCTTCCCTACCAGACCCTCGACTCCTTCCGCCGCACCCTCGATCGGATCATCGAACTCGCCCCCGACCGCCTGGCGGTCTTCAGCTACGCCCACGTCCCCTGGCTCAAACCCTCCCAGAAGATCTTCGAGAAACGGTCCCCCCTGCCCTCCCCGGAGACCAAGCTCCAGCTCCTCAAACTCGTCGTCGAAACCCTCACCAGCCAGGCCGGCTATACCTATATCGGCATGGATCACTTCGCCCGCCCCGGCGACGAACTGGCCCTCGCCCAGGCCCGCGGCACCCTGCAACGCAACTTCCAGGGCTACAGCACCCGCGCCGGCACCGACATCGCCTCCTTCGGCATGTCCGCCATCTCCCAGACCGCGTCGGCCTACTGGCAGAACCACAAGACCCTCGACGCCTATTACCCCGCCGTCGAGGCCGGCCAGCTCCCCGTCGCCCGCGGCTGTCCGGTCACCGAGGACGACCGAATCCGCCGTGCCGTCATCATGGAGATCATGTGCAATCTGCGCGTCGAGTTCGCCCCCCTCTCCCGGCGCCTGGGCATCGCCTTCACGGAGTATTTCGCCCGCGAACTCGACAGCCTCGCCGACCTCGAAGCCGACGGCCTCCTCCACGTCCGCGGCGATGGCTTCTCCCTCACCGATCTCGGTCGTCTCCTGGTCCGCATCATCGCCATGCGTTTCGATGCCCACCTGCCCCAGACTTCCGAGCGACGCTTCTCCCGCGCCATCTGACCCATCGTCCCAATCCTCCCACCCCCATGACCCAGGTCGGCATTCTCGGCGCCGGCATCACCGGACTCACCGCCGCCCACGCCCTCCGCAAAGCGGGCTTCTCCGTCACCGTGTACGACGCCGCCCCGCACGTCGGCGGGGTGATCCGCAGCCATCGTGAAGGCGGGTGGCTCGCCGAGCTGGGACCCAACACCATCCTCGACACCAGCCCCCGCATCGGCGAACTCCTCGCCGACCTCGGCCTCACGCCCCGTCGCCTCGATTCCAACCCCGACGCCAGCGCCCGCTACGTCGTCCGCGACGGACGCCCCGTCCCGCTGCCCATCTCCGGCCCGCGCTTCTTCACCTCACCCCTCTTTTCCTGGAAGGCCAAACTCCGGCTCCTTCGCGAACCCTTCCTCGGCCGCACCCCGGGCGATCCCAGCGTCGCGGACTTCGTCCGGCACCGGCTCGGACAGGAGTTCCTCGACTACGCCATCGACCCGCTGGTCACCGGCATCTACGCAGGCGATCCCGCCGCCCTCTCCATCCGGCACGCCTTTCACCGCATCCACGACCTCGAAGCCCGCTACGGCTCGCTGATCCGCGGACAGATCCTTGGCGCCAGGGAACGCCGCAGGCGCGGCGAGGTCTCCAAGGCCTCCGCCCCGAAGTTCTCCTTCGACCACGGCCTTCAGGTCCTCCCCGATGCCCTCCACGCCTCGATGCCCGACGCCGTCCGCCTGGAAGCCTTCGTCACCACCCTCAACCCCTCCCCATCCGGCTGGATGATCGCCGGCGATCATCACGGCGCCCTCTTCACCGCCCAGCACCAGGCCGTGCTCTTCTGCGGCACCGCCCATTCCCTCGCCCGCCTCCAGATCCCAAGCGCCGACCTCCCTTCCCTCGCCGCCTTCGCCGACATCCCCTACCCCCCCGTCACCAGCGTCGTCCTCGGGTTCCGACGCGACGAGGTCCGCCACGACTGCCTCGGCTTCGGCATGCTGATCCCTCACCGGGAGGGCTTCGGCATCCTCGGAACCATCTTCTCCTCCTCCCTCTTTCCCCGGCGCGCCCCCGACGACCACCTGACCCTCACCACCTACGTCGGCGGCGTCCGCCGCCCCGAAGTGGCCGGGCTGCCCGATGACGAACTGATCCATGTCGTCCGCCGCGATCTCGGCCGGCTCCTTGGCGTCGCCGGGCAACCCCGGTTTCAGCACATCGCCCGATGGCCCCGTGCCATCCCCCAGTACATCCTCGGCTACGATCGGTTCCTGCACACCCTCGACGCCCTCGAATCCCGACTTCCAGGGTTCTTCGTCGCCGGCCATTTTCGCGATGGCGTCGCCCTCAGCGATGCCATCCAGACGGGCGCCCGCATCGCCCGGCGCATCGCCACCCACTTCGCCGCCGTCGGTGTCCGGCCCGATCCCGGCGGACCGGTCCCCGTCGCCC
This window contains:
- a CDS encoding immunoglobulin domain-containing protein encodes the protein MHATSSTPLVGRPAAAWRRPSLSLKLWVALLALGLAPGLQAGPYLQQFFPLCNGDTRDFTGTQGNVRVATSTVNYRGQSGFQLRITAGSGATATEQRRYYRVDGDRLLYLGAQFYLGSESFEATFNPPIVFLNEGTLAGGGVMEGSTSAILRGSGLPSAGFGVRVEYRYDVRVSGSLRVPACLYADSRSVEGSFTLIDPTDPEDPETIEMPEFIHLAPNVGLARIREYGVNQFGVPRPLGWAELTGGTVCGAPVCSGALRVTIQPPEVVAAGAQWRRTGTPTWRNSGDTESGLATGAAPIEFRPIAGWTTPASQTVSIVTGEPAQATATYVRQTGSLRVQIEPPEVVAAGAQWRRAGTSPWRASGSIEADVPTGAYTVEFRAVPDWIGPAPVPVSIEHGVTATVDVSYGMPPRITRPPLAITATQGGEARFAVEAVGVPPPSFAWRRNGTPLSDDGVRVTGSREPTLILRDLGLGDSGATFSVILANTGGSVTSAPVALTVVPGPLAPLLVSEPGDQRIPAGASARLAATVNGWPLPSYQWWYSATPEPAEARVLGDVADSVWEIPSVGSEHDGWYWLVAENSEGSVTSRLARLTVVHPPRIEAQPSDLTVVQGQTALFEVEVEGTPPFQYQWRFEGSDLEGQTEPSLSIPDVIPSRAGGYDFRVVNEAGTAVSRTARLEVIVPPAITLHPRDQTVCAGNRVVLETAVSGTPPPAIQWRKDGIPIPGATGPTLELPATQATDAGAYDVAANNAGGEAVTTVAHVTVNLPPNITQPPADQAAIPGSTVSFGVGVAGGGPFTYQWSKDGADLPGATGGTLVLENVGNAATGEYAVRVSNGCGTVTSAAWSLLVVDRSLRLVGGSAGPGEELTVTLEQVGDGSEVLARARLAFDDTLLAVREIERGAGAGDATLTWDRLPEGGVSMEVQMPGGRTFEPGGSALAILHLTAAADVAGSTVIPVVFGAGSVLLDAAGSELPLTAIDGAVILSGTVGLALSPASGLFEQAVTLVVPPGGVPAGQALRLAVHDLGADSRGRPIRLYRRSGETGGGVPFLDLDGPLEGGTRFTIPVQYIVLDRVTIPTPRFTVTQVAGTPVPSVAGEAIAIDPAHTRFVEGTLYLQFLTHSGRTYRVQYKDDLGEPEWRTAPAPIAGTGGWVVWADPGPPVTASSPGPARYYRAVQVP
- a CDS encoding response regulator transcription factor; this encodes MTPPNSRIALIEDHEPTRRHLEGVIALTPGLRVVGSHGSARRALEFLKSDKPDLVILDLGLPGMDGMECLTALRKEDAGIRVLILTIEDGPERIFEALRRGASSYLIKPPTARGLIQAIQETLDGGGAFSPGVARLMLDHFLRQGEVREVLAPLTQRERQVLEFAAEGLLPEEIARSVGISARTVGNHFHSMYHKLHVQTLAQAVAVYYRGGTGSHLPRTGQRLG
- the hemE gene encoding uroporphyrinogen decarboxylase; translated protein: MTPLSSSPLPAPPGGEFSCRDRFLRACACQPVDRTPVWLMRQAGRVLPEYRALKERHSFLELVRTPELAAEVTLQPIRRFQFDAAIIFSDILVIPEAMGQGYHFADQGGIRMDWTPKNRADLDRLDPARARDHLEYVGAALRLVRRELDGRTALIGFCGSPWTLANFMLEGGSSPDFRQAHHLRVTDPPAYHALAERLTQALIEYLRLQCDAGADALQIFDTLAGLLPGDDYPDASGRWIREIVSALGHRVPIIVFSKGAHARWRDLVDTGAEVIGLGPDAPLAELRQCVPGHVGLQGNLDSRHLTATPEVVSRESRTILEIMRGRPGHIFNLGHGVPPDAPLENLTALVNTVRSFA
- the hemN gene encoding oxygen-independent coproporphyrinogen III oxidase — translated: MSGLHVDLDLIRKYNVAGPRYTSYPPATRFADSFREPDARTELAASNVEPRDLSLYYHIPFCESLCWFCGCTTVITLNHRQGARYVEYLDREMALTRPLLHPDRRVTQLHWGGGSPTFLAPDEIRTLGAAIRRHFHLAPDIEASVEIDPRRLSPDHIQALRDAGFNRASLGVQDFDPQVQSAIHRIQPADLTAEVIGWIRSAGFQSLNLDLIYGLPYQTLDSFRRTLDRIIELAPDRLAVFSYAHVPWLKPSQKIFEKRSPLPSPETKLQLLKLVVETLTSQAGYTYIGMDHFARPGDELALAQARGTLQRNFQGYSTRAGTDIASFGMSAISQTASAYWQNHKTLDAYYPAVEAGQLPVARGCPVTEDDRIRRAVIMEIMCNLRVEFAPLSRRLGIAFTEYFARELDSLADLEADGLLHVRGDGFSLTDLGRLLVRIIAMRFDAHLPQTSERRFSRAI
- the hemG gene encoding protoporphyrinogen oxidase, which gives rise to MTQVGILGAGITGLTAAHALRKAGFSVTVYDAAPHVGGVIRSHREGGWLAELGPNTILDTSPRIGELLADLGLTPRRLDSNPDASARYVVRDGRPVPLPISGPRFFTSPLFSWKAKLRLLREPFLGRTPGDPSVADFVRHRLGQEFLDYAIDPLVTGIYAGDPAALSIRHAFHRIHDLEARYGSLIRGQILGARERRRRGEVSKASAPKFSFDHGLQVLPDALHASMPDAVRLEAFVTTLNPSPSGWMIAGDHHGALFTAQHQAVLFCGTAHSLARLQIPSADLPSLAAFADIPYPPVTSVVLGFRRDEVRHDCLGFGMLIPHREGFGILGTIFSSSLFPRRAPDDHLTLTTYVGGVRRPEVAGLPDDELIHVVRRDLGRLLGVAGQPRFQHIARWPRAIPQYILGYDRFLHTLDALESRLPGFFVAGHFRDGVALSDAIQTGARIARRIATHFAAVGVRPDPGGPVPVAQPVPHPQ